Proteins encoded together in one Campylobacter peloridis LMG 23910 window:
- a CDS encoding acyl carrier protein has product MTKQIFLKKLEELLQVDYALEENMLLKNIEEYDSLALLSLTVFYDQEFNIFVEGKKLKSCQNISDLIALIPSDKLEF; this is encoded by the coding sequence ATGACAAAACAAATTTTTTTAAAAAAACTGGAAGAATTATTACAAGTTGATTATGCTTTAGAAGAGAATATGTTATTAAAAAACATTGAAGAATATGATAGCTTAGCTTTATTATCACTTACAGTTTTTTATGATCAAGAATTTAATATTTTTGTAGAAGGAAAAAAACTTAAATCTTGTCAAAATATTTCAGATTTAATTGCATTAATTCCTAGTGATAAATTGGAATTTTGA
- the pseH gene encoding UDP-4-amino-4,6-dideoxy-N-acetyl-beta-L-altrosamine N-acetyltransferase: MIILKDFIHLNQEEINLVLKWRNNKSIAKFMKTQNITLKEHLSFLSSLKTDTTKKYFLVYDSKQAIGVIDFINITNHSCEFGLYGIKKGVGELLMQEVKNYAFNVLKVQTLSACVFKENTKALNLYLKHKFKINKEDNNFYLMFLFLDIMVGGGELNTSYSFTFLKKVA, translated from the coding sequence ATGATAATTTTAAAAGATTTTATCCACTTAAACCAAGAAGAAATCAATCTTGTTTTAAAATGGCGTAATAATAAAAGCATTGCTAAATTTATGAAAACACAAAATATAACTTTAAAAGAGCATTTAAGTTTTTTATCTAGCCTAAAAACAGATACAACTAAAAAATATTTTTTAGTTTATGATAGCAAACAAGCTATAGGTGTAATTGATTTTATTAATATAACCAACCATTCTTGTGAATTTGGACTTTATGGTATAAAAAAAGGCGTAGGTGAGCTTTTAATGCAAGAAGTTAAAAACTATGCTTTTAATGTTTTAAAAGTTCAAACTTTAAGTGCTTGTGTTTTTAAGGAAAATACAAAAGCTTTAAATTTATATTTAAAACATAAATTTAAAATAAATAAAGAAGATAATAATTTTTATCTCATGTTTTTATTTTTAGATATTATGGTAGGGGGGGGGGAGCTTAATACTTCTTATAGCTTTACCTTTCTTAAAAAGGTAGCATAA
- a CDS encoding SDR family NAD(P)-dependent oxidoreductase, with amino-acid sequence MIFKENLFKNKSFIITGASSGIGAHISLTLNKLGAKIIAIGRDKNKLLSQKKQAKNPNDFIIISKDLSNFEDLDKWTLELAKEYEGFDGAVLAAGIAQPLGINSPYYTDSAKEIFNINYFGNLQILKGLINKKAKTKDGTSFIWISSTASKTPGKGLSSYGASKAAINTAVKSIALEIAPKYRINSILPGFIKTPLTEIGFDSEPFENSYPLGIGKVENISPLVCFLLSSASSWITGQEIIIDGGGESL; translated from the coding sequence ATGATATTTAAAGAAAATCTATTTAAAAATAAAAGTTTTATAATTACAGGTGCTAGTAGTGGTATAGGAGCTCATATATCCTTAACCCTAAATAAACTTGGTGCTAAAATCATAGCTATCGGTAGAGATAAAAATAAGCTTTTAAGTCAAAAAAAACAAGCTAAAAATCCTAATGATTTCATTATAATTTCAAAAGATTTATCAAATTTTGAAGACTTAGATAAATGGACACTAGAACTTGCAAAAGAATATGAAGGTTTTGATGGAGCGGTTTTAGCTGCAGGTATCGCGCAACCTTTAGGAATTAACTCTCCTTATTATACTGATAGTGCAAAAGAAATTTTTAATATAAACTATTTTGGAAATCTACAAATTTTAAAAGGTTTAATAAACAAAAAAGCAAAAACAAAAGATGGGACAAGTTTTATTTGGATTAGCTCTACTGCTAGCAAAACTCCAGGAAAAGGATTAAGCTCCTATGGTGCAAGTAAAGCAGCTATAAATACGGCAGTCAAATCCATAGCATTAGAAATAGCTCCAAAATATAGAATAAATTCAATACTACCAGGATTTATAAAAACTCCATTAACAGAAATTGGTTTCGATAGCGAACCTTTTGAAAATTCTTACCCATTAGGAATAGGAAAAGTTGAAAATATCTCCCCTTTAGTATGTTTTCTTTTGAGTAGTGCTTCATCTTGGATTACTGGGCAAGAAATCATTATAGACGGAGGTGGAGAGTCTCTTTGA
- the pseG gene encoding UDP-2,4-diacetamido-2,4,6-trideoxy-beta-L-altropyranose hydrolase: MKVLFRSDSSSQIGHGHIKRDLIFAKQYENVSFACLPLEGSLIDEIPYPVYELASASVYELINLIKKEKFDLLIIDHYDIGINDEKLIKLETGVKILSFDDEIKEHFCDILLNVNAYAKESDYENLVPKHCELRCGFSYALIRDEFYQESKIKREKTYDYFICMGGSDPKNLSLKIADDLALDKKIIIATTKSNKHLKKLEKLHQLKPNIKILIDHHNLARLMNESKKLIISASSLVNEALMLKANFKAIAYAKNQEKIATWLAKKGFEVENFI, encoded by the coding sequence TTGAAAGTTCTTTTTAGAAGTGATAGCTCAAGTCAAATAGGACATGGCCATATAAAAAGAGATTTAATTTTTGCAAAGCAGTATGAAAATGTATCTTTTGCTTGCTTACCACTTGAAGGCTCATTAATAGATGAAATTCCTTATCCTGTTTATGAATTAGCAAGTGCTAGTGTGTATGAGCTTATCAATCTCATCAAAAAAGAAAAATTTGATCTTTTAATCATCGATCATTATGATATTGGCATTAATGATGAAAAACTCATCAAGCTTGAAACAGGGGTTAAAATTCTAAGTTTTGATGATGAGATAAAAGAGCATTTTTGTGATATTTTATTAAATGTAAATGCTTATGCTAAAGAAAGTGACTATGAAAATTTAGTACCTAAACATTGTGAATTAAGGTGTGGTTTTTCTTATGCTTTAATACGCGATGAATTTTACCAAGAAAGCAAGATAAAAAGAGAAAAAACTTATGATTATTTCATTTGCATGGGCGGGAGTGATCCTAAAAATTTATCTTTGAAAATTGCTGATGATTTAGCTTTAGATAAAAAAATAATCATTGCCACAACAAAATCCAACAAACACTTAAAAAAATTAGAAAAATTGCACCAATTAAAACCAAATATAAAAATTCTTATTGATCATCATAATTTAGCAAGATTGATGAATGAAAGCAAAAAGCTAATCATCAGTGCAAGTTCATTAGTAAATGAAGCTTTGATGTTAAAAGCAAATTTTAAAGCCATAGCCTATGCTAAAAATCAAGAAAAAATCGCCACTTGGCTTGCTAAAAAAGGCTTTGAAGTGGAGAATTTTATATGA
- a CDS encoding class I SAM-dependent methyltransferase, translated as MNNELWEKIYKERSKCTLYPNENFISFFYKNFINKNLKNINILEIGCGWGNNLKFLKQEGYDPIGIDFSQEAIEHLKKQKYNVFCGDIAKINMEKYHSKFDLIYACGVLECNDIINIQKILLFCNIALKENGKLYIFSTNNDFYDKVLVPTPITQEIFLSALKQNNIKFDDMQIDYLTKTFNNQTQTIKLIEIICTK; from the coding sequence ATGAATAATGAACTTTGGGAAAAAATTTATAAAGAACGCTCAAAATGTACTTTATATCCTAATGAAAATTTTATTAGTTTTTTCTATAAAAATTTTATAAATAAAAATTTAAAAAATATCAATATACTTGAAATAGGATGCGGTTGGGGAAATAATCTAAAATTTTTAAAACAAGAAGGATATGATCCTATCGGTATAGATTTTTCTCAAGAAGCCATAGAACACTTAAAAAAGCAAAAATACAATGTGTTTTGTGGAGATATTGCTAAAATAAACATGGAAAAATATCACTCTAAGTTTGATTTAATTTATGCTTGTGGTGTTTTAGAATGTAATGATATAATAAATATCCAAAAAATTTTATTATTTTGTAATATAGCATTAAAAGAAAATGGAAAATTATATATTTTTAGCACTAATAATGATTTTTATGATAAAGTTTTGGTACCTACACCTATAACACAGGAAATATTTTTAAGTGCTTTAAAACAAAATAATATCAAATTTGATGATATGCAAATTGATTATTTAACAAAAACTTTTAACAATCAAACGCAGACTATAAAATTAATAGAAATTATATGTACAAAGTAA
- the pseF gene encoding pseudaminic acid cytidylyltransferase, whose protein sequence is MKNLCIIPARGGSKRIPRKNIIDFLGKPLISYSIKSALDSGIFDDVIISSDDDEIIEVALKYDAKAPFKRKKELSDDYASSTAVIQDAITTLEKQGKSYENICCLYATAPLIDEFILQKAFEKFCQEECEFLFSACEFEYPIQRGFYLDDKYQVHMFDESCYYKRSQDLTKAYHDGGAFYFGKKEAWLEENFMFKPHSKAFLLPRNKICDIDTFEDLEFAKILYQFNKGKI, encoded by the coding sequence ATGAAAAATCTTTGTATCATACCAGCGCGTGGTGGTTCTAAACGCATTCCTAGAAAAAATATCATTGATTTTTTAGGAAAACCTTTGATATCTTATAGTATAAAAAGTGCTTTAGATAGTGGAATTTTCGATGATGTGATTATCTCAAGCGATGATGATGAGATCATCGAAGTAGCTTTAAAATACGACGCAAAAGCTCCATTTAAACGCAAAAAAGAACTAAGTGATGATTATGCAAGCTCAACTGCTGTGATCCAAGATGCCATCACTACCCTAGAAAAACAAGGTAAAAGCTATGAAAATATATGTTGTTTATATGCAACCGCTCCACTTATAGATGAGTTTATCTTGCAAAAAGCTTTTGAAAAATTTTGCCAAGAAGAATGTGAATTTTTATTTTCAGCTTGCGAATTTGAATATCCTATACAAAGAGGATTTTATTTAGATGATAAATATCAAGTTCATATGTTTGATGAAAGTTGTTATTATAAACGCTCTCAAGATTTAACCAAAGCTTATCACGATGGTGGTGCATTTTACTTTGGCAAAAAGGAAGCATGGCTAGAAGAAAATTTTATGTTTAAACCTCATTCTAAAGCTTTTTTACTACCTAGAAATAAAATTTGCGATATTGACACCTTTGAAGACTTAGAATTTGCTAAAATACTTTATCAATTTAATAAAGGAAAAATTTGA
- a CDS encoding YeiH family protein, with translation MKWFEKEDTQAIIISLSIVTFTSTLWIFNLPYIYKFIDIKFISWNFNSIFQVITHFNIFSIILLYVFFILCFGIAFFFLKYDVKKYLINFSIIFLLSILTNFISSHELIKAWKLETPLIALIIGLIIGNIFQFPTWFKDSLVTEFYVKIGIVLMGATLPLTLLIQAGSIAILQACIITIITFCSIFFISTKLFKLDPCFGATLSGGGSICGVSAAIVIGNAAKAKQEYISVTISIVVFWAILMILFLPLLCKFLELDAGVAGAWIGTSEFADAAGLAAASAIGDERAVAAFTLIKVLGRDMFIGIWAVIVAFLSIAFWEKNISEKISPKIIWQRFPIFIVGFIFMSIFTSIFIILLQNQGKIYQDEVLSNIKNFRNWIFIWTFLCIGLSANIKQILFLGYKPLLAFSLGVAINLPLGFVLSNYIFVDFWTNFLK, from the coding sequence GTGAAATGGTTTGAAAAAGAAGATACTCAAGCAATAATAATTAGTTTGAGCATCGTTACTTTTACCTCTACATTATGGATATTTAACTTACCATATATTTATAAATTTATAGATATCAAATTTATATCATGGAATTTTAATAGTATATTTCAAGTAATAACGCATTTTAATATTTTTTCGATTATATTATTATATGTATTTTTTATTTTATGTTTTGGTATTGCATTCTTTTTTTTAAAATATGATGTTAAAAAATATTTAATTAATTTTAGCATCATTTTTTTACTCTCCATTCTAACAAATTTTATCAGCTCACATGAATTAATTAAAGCTTGGAAATTAGAAACACCATTAATAGCTCTAATCATTGGACTTATAATTGGCAATATTTTTCAGTTTCCTACTTGGTTTAAAGACAGCCTAGTAACAGAATTTTATGTGAAAATAGGTATTGTATTAATGGGAGCAACACTACCATTAACTTTACTTATACAAGCAGGTTCTATAGCCATACTACAAGCTTGCATCATCACAATAATCACTTTTTGTTCAATATTTTTCATATCCACTAAATTATTTAAACTTGATCCTTGTTTTGGTGCTACATTAAGCGGAGGTGGCTCTATATGTGGAGTTAGTGCTGCTATAGTTATAGGAAATGCAGCTAAAGCTAAACAAGAATATATATCAGTAACTATTAGTATAGTAGTATTTTGGGCTATATTAATGATATTATTTTTACCTCTTTTATGTAAATTTCTAGAATTAGATGCTGGAGTTGCAGGAGCTTGGATAGGCACTTCAGAATTTGCTGACGCTGCTGGATTGGCTGCGGCTTCAGCCATAGGGGATGAAAGAGCGGTAGCTGCTTTTACATTAATAAAAGTTTTAGGGCGTGATATGTTTATTGGGATATGGGCTGTAATAGTAGCTTTTTTATCTATTGCTTTTTGGGAAAAAAATATATCTGAAAAAATTAGCCCGAAAATTATTTGGCAAAGATTTCCTATATTTATAGTAGGTTTTATCTTTATGTCTATCTTTACAAGTATTTTCATAATTTTGTTACAAAATCAAGGTAAAATTTATCAAGATGAAGTTTTATCAAATATAAAAAATTTCAGAAACTGGATTTTTATTTGGACTTTTTTATGTATAGGTTTAAGTGCAAATATTAAACAAATTTTATTTTTAGGCTACAAACCCTTGCTTGCTTTTAGTTTAGGGGTTGCTATTAATCTTCCTTTAGGTTTTGTTTTGTCTAATTATATTTTTGTTGATTTTTGGACTAATTTTTTAAAGTGA
- a CDS encoding 3-oxoacyl-(acyl carrier protein) synthase III: protein MQCSFNNVKISAMISVVPNNKINIDDELYTRYQGNVKKLNKIKQSAGIQYRYLVDEQTSVSDLAIYACNILFNEYKLDKNTIDGVIVTTQTPDFFMPATACYIHGKLDLPQSTIAFDINQSCVGYLYGLYVAFNMLENQSCKKILFICGNTVNKGLNTNELIGHGVSVGILEYTEFSNKSFFEINNDGKGLPFLFTPFGAYKTPTSDEFEESGWENIPFRDFFMDGLEIFNFAISKEPESFNSLLKFSNFNKEQLDYIFFHQANKSIVDLIIKRLGLDSKKTPNDTMYKYGNLASASIPTTICDTLNTHQNKLNHKINIALCGFGAGFSWANAIITLDENFWCKETQVFKKETR from the coding sequence ATGCAATGTTCGTTCAATAATGTTAAAATATCAGCAATGATTTCGGTAGTTCCTAACAATAAAATCAATATAGATGATGAATTATACACAAGATATCAAGGAAATGTTAAAAAATTAAACAAAATTAAACAATCCGCAGGAATACAGTATCGATATTTGGTTGATGAACAAACATCTGTAAGTGATTTAGCAATATATGCTTGTAATATACTTTTTAATGAGTATAAGCTAGATAAAAATACCATAGATGGTGTTATTGTTACAACACAAACACCCGACTTTTTTATGCCTGCAACCGCATGTTATATTCATGGCAAACTTGACTTACCTCAATCTACCATCGCTTTTGATATTAACCAATCATGTGTTGGATATTTATATGGACTTTATGTTGCTTTTAATATGCTAGAAAATCAAAGTTGTAAAAAAATACTATTTATTTGTGGAAACACTGTCAACAAAGGGCTTAATACTAATGAACTTATAGGCCATGGTGTTAGTGTTGGTATCTTAGAATACACTGAGTTTTCAAATAAAAGTTTTTTTGAGATCAACAATGACGGCAAAGGTCTTCCATTTTTATTTACACCTTTTGGTGCATATAAAACACCTACAAGTGATGAATTTGAAGAAAGTGGATGGGAAAATATTCCTTTTAGAGATTTTTTTATGGATGGATTAGAAATTTTTAATTTTGCAATAAGCAAAGAGCCAGAAAGCTTTAATAGTTTATTAAAATTTTCTAATTTCAATAAAGAGCAATTAGATTATATTTTTTTTCATCAAGCTAATAAAAGCATAGTAGATCTTATTATAAAAAGACTAGGATTAGATTCTAAAAAAACTCCTAATGATACTATGTATAAATATGGAAATTTAGCTTCTGCTTCAATTCCTACAACAATTTGCGACACATTAAACACTCATCAAAATAAACTAAATCATAAAATAAATATTGCCTTATGCGGCTTTGGTGCAGGGTTTAGTTGGGCCAATGCTATAATTACACTTGATGAGAATTTTTGGTGTAAAGAAACTCAAGTATTTAAAAAGGAAACACGATGA
- a CDS encoding AAC(3) family N-acetyltransferase: MIPLFKTQNHISTTDELKLALQNLDIKKGDILYIHSEIFNFGIPVINLHDLQKNIIDCFFEVIGSEGTLIMPTFTYSFCDNKVYDKLNSKTKIGVLNEFFRKLPGVKRTNDPLFSFAVKGAKEKLFLKETNSCFGEDSVFDILTQQNAKLVLFGGRHVDHSYIHYIEEYMKVSYRFYKNFSGLIIDENGNKTNKNIMYYCRHLDMNSETSIDSILKMLIQNNNIRSENFANAEISIIDTKRFFDSGTKILAKNEKALLKQENKNAMFVQ, encoded by the coding sequence ATGATTCCTCTTTTTAAAACCCAAAATCACATCTCCACAACAGATGAATTAAAACTTGCTTTGCAAAATCTTGACATAAAAAAAGGAGATATACTATATATACATAGTGAAATTTTTAATTTTGGGATCCCAGTGATTAACCTTCATGATCTTCAAAAAAACATTATAGATTGTTTTTTTGAAGTAATAGGAAGTGAAGGTACACTCATAATGCCAACTTTTACCTATAGTTTTTGTGATAACAAAGTTTATGATAAGTTAAATTCAAAAACAAAAATTGGTGTTTTAAATGAATTCTTTAGAAAGCTTCCTGGAGTTAAGCGTACTAACGACCCTTTATTTTCTTTTGCAGTTAAAGGCGCAAAAGAAAAATTATTTTTAAAAGAAACAAATAGTTGTTTTGGTGAAGATAGCGTATTTGATATCTTGACTCAACAAAATGCTAAATTAGTTTTATTTGGCGGGAGACATGTTGATCATTCTTATATCCACTACATAGAAGAATATATGAAAGTTTCTTATAGATTTTATAAAAATTTTAGTGGTTTAATTATAGATGAAAATGGAAACAAAACAAATAAAAATATTATGTATTATTGCAGACACTTAGATATGAATTCTGAAACATCTATTGATTCAATTTTAAAAATGCTAATACAAAACAATAATATTCGAAGTGAAAATTTTGCAAACGCAGAAATATCAATAATCGACACTAAAAGATTTTTCGATTCTGGAACTAAAATTTTAGCAAAAAATGAAAAGGCTTTATTAAAACAAGAGAATAAAAATGCAATGTTCGTTCAATAA
- a CDS encoding acyl carrier protein, whose translation MKIETKEILEILKDVGVLVDINTLEINKPLKDQGIDSLDMANLFLNLQEKYNIEIPMKDVEKLTSIENIEQYIKSK comes from the coding sequence ATGAAAATTGAAACAAAAGAAATTTTAGAAATTTTAAAGGATGTTGGAGTTTTAGTTGATATAAACACACTAGAAATAAACAAACCTTTAAAGGATCAAGGAATAGACTCTTTGGATATGGCAAACCTTTTCTTAAATTTACAAGAAAAATACAACATTGAAATTCCTATGAAAGATGTAGAAAAATTAACTTCCATAGAAAATATAGAGCAATATATAAAATCGAAATAA
- a CDS encoding ketoacyl-ACP synthase III — translation MLGICDIGTYICSNKISNFERKIDFDINDEFIKEKIGFQSLSKSSNEEKTSILCLKAFEKIKHKVDLSNIDCLILISQNPDIKIPHTSAILHKELSLSCNCACFDVGLGCSGYVYGLSIILSFMQNNNLKHGLLFTCDPYRKIINNNDKNTSLLFGDGASVSYISQDYRYKIKSFKFGTDGSKYTNILCEKDTLFMNGRGVFEFSATTIPKHIMNFLKEEKMGLDDIDRFIFHQGSKYIVDTIRQRLNLDKDKAPFDANFYGNTVSSSIPILLENEFQKEKCYNNILISGFGTGLSWASAILQGKKDEN, via the coding sequence ATGCTTGGAATTTGTGATATAGGAACTTACATTTGTTCTAATAAAATTTCTAATTTTGAAAGAAAAATAGATTTTGATATAAATGATGAGTTTATTAAAGAAAAAATAGGCTTTCAAAGTCTTAGTAAAAGCTCAAATGAAGAAAAAACCTCTATCTTATGTTTAAAGGCATTTGAAAAAATAAAACACAAAGTTGATTTATCTAATATTGATTGTTTGATTTTAATTTCACAAAATCCAGATATAAAAATTCCACACACTTCAGCAATTTTACATAAAGAATTAAGTCTTTCATGTAATTGTGCTTGTTTTGATGTAGGGCTTGGATGTAGTGGATATGTATATGGACTTTCTATTATACTTTCTTTCATGCAAAATAACAATCTAAAACATGGTTTGTTATTTACCTGCGATCCTTATCGAAAAATTATAAATAATAACGACAAAAATACTTCTTTGTTATTTGGCGATGGAGCAAGTGTAAGTTATATAAGTCAAGACTATAGATATAAAATAAAATCATTTAAATTTGGAACTGATGGTAGTAAATATACAAATATCCTTTGCGAAAAAGATACTTTATTTATGAATGGACGCGGAGTGTTTGAATTTAGTGCTACTACTATACCAAAACATATAATGAATTTTTTAAAAGAAGAAAAGATGGGGCTTGATGATATTGATCGTTTTATTTTTCACCAAGGTAGCAAATACATCGTTGATACTATTAGACAAAGATTAAATTTAGATAAAGATAAAGCTCCATTTGATGCAAATTTTTATGGCAACACCGTTTCTTCTTCGATACCAATTTTGTTAGAAAATGAATTTCAAAAAGAAAAATGCTATAATAATATATTGATTTCAGGATTTGGCACAGGTCTTTCTTGGGCTAGCGCTATACTACAAGGAAAAAAAGATGAAAATTGA
- a CDS encoding sulfite exporter TauE/SafE family protein, producing the protein MDLTLLPYMIIGIFSGMASGVFGIGGGMIIVPFMLTLGLSSHHAVAISVVQMIFASVFGSYLNYKKKNLILKDGLIIGFGGFLGAMFSGLLLSYFSDITLTSIFLCVSIIFFLKFAFNQKSTIGNIKHSNALKNSILLICGVFTGIFAISLGIGGGLLITPILAYFLGYDTKKVVPLSLFFVIFASISGISSFVYNDIIDKEVLQNGSLVGISSMLGVYLGIKIMEKINLKSHRIALLGIYTLSITMTIISLIKKLNLF; encoded by the coding sequence ATGGATTTAACTTTACTTCCTTATATGATTATAGGGATTTTTTCAGGTATGGCTTCAGGGGTTTTTGGCATAGGCGGTGGTATGATTATCGTTCCTTTTATGCTTACTTTAGGCCTTAGCTCTCACCATGCTGTTGCAATTTCCGTTGTTCAAATGATTTTTGCTTCTGTTTTTGGCTCCTATTTAAACTATAAAAAGAAAAATTTAATCCTAAAAGATGGACTTATCATAGGTTTTGGAGGTTTTTTAGGTGCAATGTTTAGTGGGCTTTTACTCTCTTATTTTTCAGATATAACGCTAACAAGTATTTTTTTATGCGTAAGTATTATATTTTTTTTAAAATTTGCCTTTAATCAAAAAAGCACCATCGGAAATATCAAGCACTCTAATGCTTTAAAAAATTCTATTTTGTTAATTTGTGGTGTATTTACAGGAATTTTTGCTATATCTTTAGGAATTGGCGGTGGGCTTTTAATCACCCCTATTTTAGCTTATTTTTTAGGCTATGATACAAAAAAAGTAGTGCCACTTAGCTTGTTTTTCGTGATATTTGCTTCCATTTCAGGGATTAGCTCTTTTGTATATAATGATATCATCGATAAAGAAGTATTACAAAATGGAAGTTTAGTAGGAATTAGTTCTATGCTAGGAGTTTATCTTGGTATTAAAATCATGGAAAAAATCAATCTCAAATCACATCGCATAGCACTTTTGGGTATTTACACCCTTTCTATAACTATGACTATCATAAGTTTAATTAAAAAGCTAAATTTATTTTAA
- a CDS encoding aminoglycoside 3-N-acetyltransferase: MIDYKIQDLKNIFLKNITQENEVVFITGNLANFGYFDSKNKNDLLDAIIESTMQASKEQATIMTQTMSFQICNTNIPFHRYTWSNLGAFGNYLLNLNDSIRSLHPFTSYTAFGKHAKICDCQIPFAYGLQSPYDNMLKHDNILMISMGMKPNMTCSIVHHAEFNMHVPYRYIKEFNHPIQINREIIYQKFYLHVLYKEYCGGGYKRNFNVNFFNYFMHKYQGEIKEFPLGKSAIYVYNYKNFYNSCIEYLQQDIYAWMEKEPELKPFIF; encoded by the coding sequence ATGATAGATTATAAAATACAAGATTTAAAAAATATTTTTTTAAAAAATATTACCCAAGAAAATGAAGTTGTATTTATTACTGGAAATTTAGCAAATTTTGGTTATTTTGATTCAAAAAATAAAAATGATTTGCTTGATGCAATCATAGAAAGCACAATGCAAGCTAGTAAAGAACAAGCTACTATCATGACTCAGACTATGAGTTTTCAAATTTGCAATACCAATATTCCTTTTCATCGCTATACTTGGTCAAATTTAGGTGCTTTTGGCAACTATTTACTAAATCTTAATGATAGTATCAGAAGCTTACATCCTTTTACATCTTATACGGCATTTGGTAAACATGCAAAGATTTGTGATTGTCAAATTCCTTTTGCTTATGGCTTACAAAGTCCATATGATAATATGCTTAAACATGATAATATTTTAATGATAAGTATGGGGATGAAACCAAATATGACTTGCTCTATAGTCCATCATGCAGAATTTAATATGCATGTTCCTTATAGATACATCAAAGAATTTAATCATCCCATACAAATAAATAGAGAAATAATTTACCAAAAATTTTATTTACATGTCTTATATAAAGAATATTGTGGGGGAGGATATAAAAGAAATTTTAATGTTAATTTCTTTAATTATTTTATGCATAAATATCAAGGTGAAATTAAAGAATTTCCTTTAGGTAAAAGTGCTATTTATGTTTATAATTATAAAAATTTTTACAACTCATGCATAGAGTATCTGCAACAAGATATCTATGCGTGGATGGAAAAAGAACCTGAGCTAAAACCATTTATATTTTAA
- a CDS encoding formyltransferase family protein: MKIALLTSPNQWFVPYIKKLQQLIPNSLVYYDHEQIRNYDIVFILSYHKIISKKFLKANKHNIVVHASNLPQGKGWAPLFHQVIEGKNEIVFTLFEADEKADNGDIYLQETLILNGLELYEELREKQANFTTKLCLDFLKKFHDITKTPQKGKESFYPKRTPKDHELDINKSINEQFNLLRISNNEEFPAFFYKNGKKFIIKIYLE, encoded by the coding sequence ATGAAAATAGCGTTGCTTACTTCACCTAATCAATGGTTTGTACCCTATATTAAAAAATTACAACAGCTAATACCTAACTCTTTGGTATATTATGATCATGAACAAATAAGAAATTATGATATAGTTTTTATACTTTCTTATCATAAAATCATTTCAAAAAAATTTTTAAAAGCCAATAAACACAACATAGTCGTTCATGCTTCAAATTTACCTCAAGGAAAAGGTTGGGCTCCTCTTTTTCATCAAGTTATAGAAGGCAAAAATGAAATCGTTTTTACTTTGTTTGAAGCAGATGAAAAAGCAGATAATGGAGATATTTATTTACAAGAAACATTGATTTTAAATGGCTTAGAACTCTATGAAGAACTAAGAGAAAAACAAGCAAATTTTACTACAAAATTATGCCTTGATTTCTTAAAAAAATTTCATGATATAACAAAAACACCTCAAAAAGGAAAAGAAAGTTTTTACCCAAAAAGAACTCCAAAAGATCACGAACTTGATATCAACAAAAGCATAAACGAGCAATTTAATCTTTTAAGAATATCAAACAACGAAGAATTTCCAGCATTTTTTTACAAAAATGGAAAAAAATTTATAATCAAAATTTATTTAGAATAG